A region from the Rhodamnia argentea isolate NSW1041297 chromosome 7, ASM2092103v1, whole genome shotgun sequence genome encodes:
- the LOC115732910 gene encoding UDP-glycosyltransferase 83A1-like yields MAKFKHVLVIPYPAQGHVTPLLKLAHCIADYGVKVTFVNTEFIHAQVMAANPGLDEGSSRVKFVAIPDGLETDEERKDIPTKMESILSVMPDHLQELIEKVKKQSDGNEDEQISFMIADLTVGWALEVAERMGIERAGFWPASASALVMTLHIPKLIEGGVVDNNGFAPKNDLITILEDLPAYKSNDLVWSCPEDPAIHKAIFKYLSSIVHHSKRTNSFLCNSFRYLEAPACSGIPGALPIGPLMASARLVHRRGSLWNEDSTCLNWLDQHPALSVIYIGFGSTTIFGMEQFYELAHGLEQIARPFLWVVRPDLTDGPVTEFHDGFLQRVRNYGKVVQWAPQEEVLAHPAVACFFTHCGWNSTLEGLSNGVPLLCRPYLGDQFLNRSFICDVWRVGLGVDGDENGLITRHEVRKKLLAVLGSEEIRANCLRVKEMARKSVSEGGSSLKNLQSFVELMKA; encoded by the exons ATGGCAAAGTTTAAACATGTCCTTGTCATACCGTATCCTGCACAAGGTCATGTCACTCCTCTCCTGAAACTTGCACACTGTATTGCTGATTATGGAGTCAAGGTTACATTCGTGAACACAGAGTTCATTCACGCACAAGTGATGGCTGCAAACCCTGGATTGGACGAGGGGTCGAGTCGGGTTAAGTTTGTCGCGATTCCGGATGGGCTTGAAACTGACGAGGAGCGAAAGGACATCCCTACGAAAATGGAGAGCATATTAAGCGTGATGCCGGATCATTTACAGGAGTTGATCGAGAAAGTAAAGAAGCAGTCAGATGGCAATGAAGATGAACAGATTAGCTTCATGATTGCGGACCTGACTGTCGGATGGGCATTGGAAGTCGCCGAAAGGATGGGAATCGAACGAGCCGGGTTTTGGCCAGCCTCAGCTTCGGCCCTAGTCATGACGCTTCATATTCCGAAGTTGATCGAGGGTGGAGTCGTAGACAACAATG GCTTTGCTCCAAAGAATGATCTCATCACGATATTGGAGGACCTTCCTGCATATAAGAGCAATGACCTCGTTTGGAGTTGCCCTGAAGACCCAGCAATACATAAAGCTATTTTCAAATACTTATCGTCCATCGTGCATCACAGCAAACGAACAAACTCATTCCTTTGCAATTCCTTCCGTTATCTCGAGGCACCGGCTTGCAGTGGCATTCCTGGAGCTCTCCCAATCGGTCCGTTGATGGCGAGCGCCCGTCTAGTCCATCGCAGAGGAAGCCTGTGGAATGAGGACTCGACCTGCTTGAACTGGTTAGACCAACATCCAGCCCTGTCCGTCATCTACATTGGCTTCGGAAGCACGACAATATTCGGCATGGAACAATTCTATGAGCTAGCCCACGGCCTCGAAcagatcgcccggccattcctGTGGGTCGTACGCCCGGACCTCACCGACGGGCCAGTCACTGAGTTCCACGACGGATTCCTCCAAAGGGTGAGGAACTATGGGAAGGTGGTCCAATGGGCACCACAAGAGGAAGTCCTAGCACACCCTGCAGTGGCATGCTTCTTCACTCACTGTGGTTGGAATTCCACACTGGAAGGCCTAAGCAATGGGGTCCCACTTCTCTGCCGGCCTTACCTTGGAGATCAGTTCCTGAACAGGAGCTTCATATGTGATGTGTGGAGGGTGGGTTTAGGAGTTGATGGTGATGAAAACGGATTAATAACTAGGCATGAAGTGAGAAAAAAGCTGCTA
- the LOC115732956 gene encoding UDP-glycosyltransferase 83A1-like encodes MAKFKHVLVIPYPAQGHVTPLLKLAHCIADYGVKITFVNTESIHAQVMAANPGLDEGSSRVKFVTIPDGLETDEERKDIPTITESILRVMPDHLQELIEKVKKQSDGNEDEQISFMIADLTVGWALEVAERMGIERAGFWPASASALVMTLHIPKLIEGGVVDNNGFAPKNDLITILEDLPAYKSNDLVWSCPEDPAIHKAIFKFLSSIVHHSKRTNSFLCNSFRDLEAPACSGIPGALPIGPLMASARLVHRRGSLWNEDSTCLNWLDQHPALSVIYIGFGSTTIFGMEQFYELAHGLEQIARPFLWVVRPDLTDGPVTEFHDGFLQRVRNYGKVVQWAPQEEVLAHPAVACFFTHCGWNSTLEGLSNGVPLLCRPYFSDQFLNRSFICDVWRVGLGVDGDENGLITRHEVRKKLLAVLGSDEIRANCLRVKEMARKSVSEEGSSLKNLQSFIELMKA; translated from the exons ATGGCAAAGTTTAAACATGTCCTTGTCATACCGTATCCTGCACAAGGTCATGTCACTCCTCTCCTGAAACTCGCACACTGTATTGCTGATTATGGAGTCAAGATTACATTCGTGAACACAGAGTCCATTCACGCACAAGTGATGGCTGCAAACCCTGGATTGGACGAGGGGTCGAGTCGGGTTAAGTTTGTCACGATTCCGGATGGGCTTGAAACTGACGAGGAGCGAAAGGACATCCCTACGATCACGGAGAGCATATTAAGGGTGATGCCGGATCATTTACAGGAGTTGATCGAGAAAGTAAAGAAGCAGTCAGATGGCAATGAAGATGAACAGATTAGCTTCATGATTGCGGACCTGACTGTTGGATGGGCACTGGAAGTTGCCGAAAGGATGGGAATCGAACGAGCCGGGTTTTGGCCAGCCTCAGCTTCGGCCCTAGTCATGACGCTTCATATTCCGAAGTTGATCGAGGGTGGAGTCGTAGACAACAATG GCTTTGCTCCAAAGAATGATCTCATCACGATATTGGAGGACCTTCCTGCATATAAGAGCAATGACCTCGTTTGGAGTTGCCCTGAAGACCCAGCAATACATAAAGctattttcaaattcttatcGTCCATCGTGCATCACAGCAAACGAACAAACTCATTCCTTTGCAATTCCTTCCGTGATCTCGAGGCACCGGCTTGCAGTGGCATTCCTGGAGCTCTCCCAATCGGTCCGTTGATGGCGAGCGCCCGACTAGTCCATCGCAGAGGAAGCCTGTGGAATGAGGACTCGACCTGCTTGAACTGGTTAGACCAACATCCAGCCCTGTCCGTCATCTACATTGGCTTCGGAAGCACGACAATATTCGGCATGGAACAATTCTATGAGCTAGCCCACGGCCTCGAAcagatcgcccggccattcctGTGGGTCGTACGCCCGGACCTCACCGACGGGCCAGTCACTGAGTTCCACGACGGATTCCTCCAAAGGGTGAGGAACTATGGGAAGGTGGTCCAATGGGCACCACAAGAGGAGGTCCTAGCACACCCTGCAGTGGCATGCTTCTTCACTCACTGTGGTTGGAATTCCACACTGGAAGGCCTGAGCAATGGAGTCCCACTTCTCTGTCGGCCTTACTTTTCAGATCAGTTCCTGAACAGGAGCTTCATATGTGATGTGTGGAGGGTGGGTTTAGGAGTTGATGGTGATGAAAACGGATTAATAACTAGGCATGAAGTGAGAAAAAAGCTGCTAGCCGTCCTTGGGAGTGACGAGATAAGGGCGAATTGCCTGAGGGTGAAGGAGATGGCGAGGAAGAGTGTTAGTGAAGAAGGGTCCTCCCTGAAGAATCTGCAGAGCTTCATTGAACTCATGAAGGCTTGA
- the LOC115734952 gene encoding protein Asterix translates to MSHSSNSNMNDPRQPSAAKPFKPPMVSPQDLPVDYSGFIAVVFGVAGVMFRYKLSSWLAIIFCAQSLANMRNMENDLKQISMAMMFAIMGLVTNYFGATRPAPRK, encoded by the exons ATGTCGCACAGCAGTAATAGCAACATGAATGATCCAAGGCAGCCCTCTGCAGCCAAACCATTTAAACCGCCGATGGTTTCTCCCCAAGATCTGCCAGTTGATTATTCAGGATTCATTGCTGTTGTCTTTGGCGTTGCTGGTGTCATGTTTCGG tacAAGCTTAGCTCATGGCTCGCCATCATATTTTGTGCCCAGTCACTAGCAAACATGAGGAACATGGAGAATGATCTCAAACAGATTTCCATGGCCATGAT GTTTGCCATTATGGGATTGGTGACAAACTATTTTGGCGCTACTCGTCCAGCCCCGCGCAAATGA